One region of Oryza sativa Japonica Group chromosome 5, ASM3414082v1 genomic DNA includes:
- the LOC4338750 gene encoding pyruvate, phosphate dikinase 1, chloroplastic: MPSVSRAVCVQRASGNNGRRCRDGAAAAGRRSVVAQRARHGKPEVAIRSGSGGSARGGHCSPLRAVAAPIPTTKKRVFHFGKGKSEGNKAMKDLLGGKGANLAEMASIGLSVPPGFTVSTEACQQYQAAGKTLPAGLWEEIVEGLQWVEEYMAARLGDPARPLLLSVRSGAAVSMPGMMDTVLNLGLNDEVAAGLAAKSGDRFAYDSYRRFLDMFGNVVMDIPHALFEEKLEAMKAVKGLHNDTDLTATDLKELVAQYKDVYVEAKGEPFPSDPKKQLQLAVLAVFNSWDSPRAIKYRSINKITGLKGTAVNVQTMVFGNMGNTSGTGVLFTRNPSTGEKKLYGEFLVNAQGEDVVAGIRTPEDLDAMRDHMPEPYEELVENCKILESHYKEMMDIEFTVQENRLWMLQCRTGKRTGKGAVKIAVDMVNEGLVERRTALKMVEPGHLDQLLHPQFENPSGYKDKVIATGLPASPGAAVGQIVFTAEDAEAWHAQGKDVILVRTETSPEDVGGMHAAVGILTARGGMTSHAAVVARGWGKCCVSGCSSVRVNDASKIVVIEDKALHEGEWLSLNGSTGEVIIGKQPLCPPALSGDLETFMSWVDEVRKLKVMANADTPEDATTARQNGAEGIGLCRTEHMFFASDERIKAVRQMIMASSLELRQKALDRLLPYQRSDFEGIFRAMDGLPVTIRLLDPPLHEFLPEGHVEDMVRELCSETGAAQDDVLARVEKLSEVNPMLGFRGCRLGISYPELTEMQARAIFEAAITMTNQGIQVFPEIMVPLVGTPQELGHQVDVIRQIANKVFTDMGKTIGYKVGTMIEIPRAALVADEIAEQAEFFSFGTNDLTQMTFGYSRDDVGKFLPIYLSQGILQHDPFEVLDQRGVGELVKLATERGRKARPNLKVGICGEHGGEPLSVAFFAKAGLDYVSCSPFRVPIARLAAAQVLL, translated from the exons AGGGTGTTCCACTTCGGCAAGGGCAAGAGCGAGGGCAACAAGGCCATGAAGGACCTG CTGGGAGGGAAGGGGGCGAACTTGGCGGAGATGGCGAGCATCGGGCTGTCGGTGCCGCCGGGGTTCACGGTGTCGACGGAGGCGTGCCAGCAGTACCAGGCGGCGGGGAAGACGCTGCCGGCGGGGCTGTGGGAGGAGATCGTCGAGGGGCTCCAGTGGGTGGAGGAGTACATGGCGGCGCGCCTCGGCGACCCCGcccgccctctcctcctctccgtccgctccggcgccgcc GTGTCGATGCCGGGGATGATGGACACGGTGCTGAACCTGGGGCTGAAcgacgaggtggcggcgggACTGGCGGCCAAGAGCGGCGACCGCTTCGCGTACGACTCCTACCGCCGTTTCCTCGACATGTTCGGCAACGTG GTCATGGACATTCCTCATGCACTGTTCGAGGAGAAGCTCGAAGCCATGAAAGCAGTCAAGGGGCTGCACAACGACACTGACCTGACTGCCACTGACCTCAAAGAACTAGTGGCACAGTACAAGGATGTCTATGTTGAAGCTAAGGGAGAGCCATTTCCCTCTG ATCCCAAGAAGCAACTGCAGCTGGCCGTGTTGGCCGTGTTCAACTCATGGGATAGCCCAAGAGCAATCAAGTACAGAAGCATAAACAAGATCACTGGGCTGAAGGGCACTGCTGTAAACGTGCAGACCATGGTGTTTGGAAACATGGGGAACACCTCTGGCACGGGTGTGCTCTTCACTAGGAACCCAAGCACTGGAGAGAAGAAGCTTTACGGCGAATTCCTTGTGAATGCTCAG GGTGAAGATGTGGTTGCTGGAATCAGAACTCCAGAGGATCTTGATGCTATGAGGGACCACATGCCGGAGCCTTATGAAGAGCTCGTTGAGAACTGCAAAATTTTGGAGAGTCACTATAAAGAAATGATG GATATTGAATTTACTGTTCAGGAAAATAGGCTTTGGATGCTTCAGTGCAGAACAGGAAAGCGCACAGGAAAAGGTGCTGTAAAGATTGCTGTAGACATGGTTAACGAGGGCCTTGTTGAGCGCCGCACAGCACTTAAGATGGTAGAACCAGGTCACCTGGATCAGCTTCTTCATCCTCAG TTTGAGAACCCATCAGGGTATAAAGACAAAGTTATTGCCACGGGCTTACCTGCATCACCTGGGGCTGCTGTGGGCCAAATTGTATTCACTGCCGAGGATGCTGAAGCATGGCATGCCCAAGGGAAAGATGTTATTCTG GTGAGGACAGAGACCAGCCCAGAGGATGTTGGTGGCATGCATGCAGCTGTTGGAATTCTTACAGCAAGAGGTGGTATGACCTCTCACGCTGCTGTTGTTGCGCGCGGATGGGGCAAATGTTGTGTGTCAGGATGCTCAAGCGTCCGTGTAAATGATGCGTCCAAG ATTGTAGTGATTGAAGACAAGGCGCTGCATGAAGGTGAGTGGCTATCGTTGAATGGATCAACTGGTGAAGTGATCATTGGCAAGCAGCCACTCTGCCCACCAGCCCTTAGTGGTGATTTGGAAACTTTCATGTCTTGGGTGGATGAAGTTAGGAAACTCAAG GTTATGGCAAATGCTGATACCCCCGAGGATGCAACAACAGCCAGACAGAATGGGGCAGAAGGAATTGGGCTATGCCGGACTGAACATATG tTCTTCGCTTCAGACGAGAGGATTAAGGCTGTCAGGCAGATGATTATGGCTTCAAGTCTTGAACTGAGGCAGAAAGCACTAGATCGCCTTTTGCCTTATCAGAGGTCTGACTTTGAAGGCATCTTCCGTGCAATGGATG GGCTTCCGGTAACTATTAGACTCTTGGATCCTCCACTTCATGAGTTCCTTCCAGAAGGCCATGTTGAGGATATGGTGCGTGAGCTATGCTCTGAAACTGGAGCAGCTCAGGATGATGTCCTTGCAAGAGTAGAAAAACTTTCCGAAGTAAATCCAATGCTTGGTTTCCGTGGGTGCAG GCTTGGTATATCATACCCTGAATTGACTGAAATGCAAGCCCGTGCCATCTTTGAAGCTGCTATAACCATGACCAACCAGGGTATTCAAGTCTTTCCGGAGATAATGGTTCCCCTTGTTGGAACTCCTCAG GAATTGGGGCATCAAGTGGATGTTATCCGTCAAATTGCCAACAAGGTGTTCACAGACATGGGAAAAACTATTGGCTACAAAGTTGGAACTATGATTGAAATTCCCAGGGCAGCTTTAGTGGCTGATGAG ATAGCAGAGCAGGCTGAGTTCTTCTCCTTTGGAACAAACGACCTAACACAGATGACATTTGGTTACAGTAGGGATGATGTGGGGAAGTTCCTTCCCATCTATCTGTCTCAGGGTATCCTCCAGCATGACCCCTTTGAG GTGCTTGATCAGAGGGGAGTTGGGGAGCTGGTTAAGCTGGCTACAGAGAGAGGCCGCAAAGCTAGGCCTAACTTGAAG GTGGGCATCTGTGGTGAACATGGTGGAGAGCCTCTGTCAGTCGCTTTCTTTGCGAAGGCTGGGCTGGACTATGTTTCTTGTTCGCCTTTCAG GGTCCCAATTGCTAGGCTAGCTGCAGCTCAGGTGCTCCTCTGA